From Phalacrocorax carbo chromosome 8, bPhaCar2.1, whole genome shotgun sequence, a single genomic window includes:
- the GRK6 gene encoding G protein-coupled receptor kinase 6 isoform X2: MELENIVANTVLLKAREGGGGNRKGKSKKWRQMLQFPHISLCEDLRQTVERDYHSLCEKQPIGHMLFRQFCETRPELSRCVKFLDAVAGYEVAPDEKRKECGQHLIEKYLKPNSEDHVPEVPSQLVDACCERLEQEPSKELFKESTKLIHDYLSVAPFADYLDSLYFNRFLQWKWLERQPVTKNTFRQYRVLGKGGFGEVCACQVRATGKMYACKKLEKKRIKKRKGEAMALNEKQILEKVNSRFVVSLAYAYETKDALCLVLTLMNGGDLKFHIYHMGEAGFEEPRAAFYAAEICCGLEDLHQERIVYRDLKPENILLDDHGHIRISDLGLAVHVPEGQTIKGRVGTVGYMAPEVVKNERYTFSPDWWALGCLVYEMIEGQSPFQQRKKKIKREEVERLVKEVQEEYSEKFSPCARSLCTMLLCKDPLERLGCRGAGAKEVKEHPLFKHLNFRRLEAGMLDPPFKPDPQAIYCKDVLDIEQFSTVKGVELEPTDNDFYQKFATGSVPIPWQNEMIETECFKELNVFSTDGTVPPDLDWKGQPSPQPKKGLLQRLFSRQR, translated from the exons ATGGAGCTAGAGAACATCGTCGCCAACACCGTCCTCCTTAAGGCCCGCGAAG GTGGTGGTGGAAACCGGAAAGGCAAGAGTAAGAAATGGCGCCAGATGCTGCAGTTCCCCCATATCAGCCTCTGTGAGGATCTTCGACAAACCGTTG AACGGGACTACCACAGCCTATGTGAGAAGCAGCCTATTGGGCACATGCTCTTTCGGCAGTTCTGCGAGACACGACCTGAGCTGTCACGCTGCGTCAAGTTCCTGGATGCTGTG GCAGGGTACGAAGTGGCTCCAGATGAGAAGCGGAAGGAATGTGGGCAGCACCTGATTGAAAAGTACTTGAAGCCAAAC AGTGAGGACCATGTGCCTGAAGTCCCCTCGCAGCTGGTGGATGCCTGTTGTGAGAGGCTGGAGCAGGAACCTTCCAAGGAGCTCTTTAAGGAATCCACTAA GCTTATTCACGACTACCTGAGTGTGGCTCCCTTTGCTGACTACCTCGACAGCTTGTACTTCAACCGCTTCCTGCAGTGGAAATGGCTGGAACG GCAGCCAGTGACCAAAAACACTTTCCGTCAGTACCGTGTGCTGGGCAAGGGCGGTTTTGGGGAG GTTTGTGCCTGCCAAGTTCGTGCCACAGGGAAGATGTATGCCTGCAAGAAGCTGGAGAAGAAACGGatcaaaaagaggaaaggagaggccATGGCCCTGAATGAGAAACAGATCCTGGAAAAAGTGAACAGTAGGTTTGTA GTGAGCTTAGCCTATGCATATGAAACTAAAGATGCTCTCTGCCTAGTGCTGACCCTCATGAATGGAGGGGACCTCAAGTTCCATATCTACCACATGGGAGAGGCTGGCTTCGAGGAGCCCCGGGCAGCTTTCTATGCTGCTGAGATCTGCTGTGGCCTCGAGGACTTGCATCAGGAGAGAATAGTGTACAG GGACCTGAAGCCAGAGAACATATTGCTGGATGACCATG GTCACATCCGTATCTCAGACCTGGGTCTAGCTGTGCACGTGCCGGAGGGCCAGACAATCAAGGGCCGGGTGGGGACAGTTGGCTACATGG CCCCAGAGGTGGTGAAGAATGAGCGCTACACATTCAGCCCAGACTGGTGGGCTCTGGGCTGCCTGGTGTATGAGATGATCGAGGGACAGTCCCCCTTCCAGCAACGCAAGAAGAAGATCAAGCGGGAGGAGGTGGAGCGGTTGGTGAAGGAAGTGCAGGAGGAATATTCGGAGAAGTTCTCGCCCTGTGCCCGCTCCCTCTGCACCATG CTCCTGTGCAAAGACCCTCTGGAGCGCTTGGGGTGCCGAGGAGCTGGGGCCAAGGAAGTGAAGGAGCACCCTCTCTTCAAGCACCTCAACTTCAGGAGACTGGAAGCAGGCATGCTGGACCCCCCCTTCAAGCCAGAT CCCCAGGCCATCTACTGCAAGGATGTTCTAGACATTGAGCAGTTCTCCACAGTGAAAGGGGTGGAGCTGGAGCCCACAGACAATGACTTCTACCAGAAGTTTGCTACAGGAAGTGTGCCCATTCCTTGGCAGAATGAG ATGATCGAGACAGAGTGTTTTAAGGAGCTGAATGTCTTTAGCACAGACGGCACAGTGCCCCCAGACCTGGACTGGAAAGGGCAGCCTTCTCCACAGCCCAAAAAAGGGTTGCTCCAGCGCTTATTCAGCAGACAG aggtga
- the LOC135314688 gene encoding alpha-2C adrenergic receptor-like: MRCGGAGERGVCVRRGADPWDFVCLRGQASMEPAGTLPNTSSNGSGASSAPHSPAATGLILLAALAVLLATLVGNTLVVVAISTSRALRAPQNLFLVSLASADILVAVLVLPFSLANEVMGYWYFGGLWCSLYLALDVLLCTASIGHLCAISLDRYWAVTRAARLNLRRSPRRVKGMIGAVWAAAALVALPPLLWAQPGGRECQLSQETWYVLASCAASFFAPCLVMIAVYCRIYHLTAQRTAAVLATHAPRPAGANKKGPGIGIPGWRRRSQNQSVLLCRQRLVRARERRFTVVLAVVMGAFVLCWFPFFFTYSLGAVCGEGCHISKPLFSFFFWIGYCNSSLNPLIYTLFNRDFRAAFRRLLAIRRWHRT, translated from the coding sequence ATGAGATGCGGCGGGGCTGGTGagcggggggtgtgtgtgcggcGGGGGGCTGACCCATGGGACTTTGTCTGCCTGAGGGGCCAGGCCAGcatggagccagctggcacccTCCCCAACACCTCCAGTAACGGCAGTGGTGCCAGCAGCGCCCCACACTCACCCGCAGCCACAGGACTCATCCTGCTGGCTGCCCTGGCcgtcctgctggccacactggtGGGCAACACACTGGTGGTGGTGGCCATCTCCACCAGCCGGGCCCTGCGGGCCCCACAGAACCTCTTCCTGGTGTCCCTGGCCTCGGCAGACATCCTGGTGGCTGTCCTTGTCCTGCCCTTCTCGTTGGCCAACGAGGTGATGGGCTactggtattttggcggccTGTGGTGCAGCCTGTACCTGGCGCTGGACGTGCTGCTCTGCACCGCCTCCATCGGGCACCTCTGTGCCATTAGCCTTGACCGCTACTGGGCTGTCACCCGGGCAGCCCGCCTCAACCTGCGCCGCAGCCCCAGGCGGGTGAAGGGGATGATTGGGGCggtctgggcagcagctgctctggtgGCACTGCCACCGCTCTTGTGGGCCCAGCCAGGGGGCCGGGAATGCCAGCTGAGCCAGGAGACCTGGTACGTGCTTGCCTCCTGCGCCGCCTCCTTCTTTGCCCCCTGCCTCGTCATGATCGCCGTCTACTGCCGCATTTACCACCTGACTGCCCAGCGGACGGCGGCAGTCCTCGCCACCCATGCCCCGCGCCCTGCTGGTGCCAACAAGAAGGGGCCAGGGATCGGGATACCAGGCTGGCGACGCCGGAGCCAGAACCAGAGCGTGTTGTTGTGCCGGCAGCGGCTGGTGCGGGCGCGGGAGCGGCGCTTCACTGTTGTGCTGGCCGTAGTGATGGGGGCCTTTGTGCTGTGCTGGTTCCCCTTCTTCTTCACCTACAGCCTGGGGGCTGTCTGTGGGGAGGGCTGCCATATCTCCAAGCCCCTCTTCAGCTTCTTCTTCTGGATCGGCTACTGCAACAGCAGCCTCAACCCCCTCATCTACACCCTCTTCAACCGGGACTTCCGCGCCGCCTTCCGCCGGCTCCTTGCCATCCGCCGCTGGCACCGCACCTAA
- the GRK6 gene encoding G protein-coupled receptor kinase 6 isoform X4 translates to MELENIVANTVLLKAREGGGGNRKGKSKKWRQMLQFPHISLCEDLRQTVERDYHSLCEKQPIGHMLFRQFCETRPELSRCVKFLDAVAGYEVAPDEKRKECGQHLIEKYLKPNSEDHVPEVPSQLVDACCERLEQEPSKELFKESTKLIHDYLSVAPFADYLDSLYFNRFLQWKWLERQPVTKNTFRQYRVLGKGGFGEVCACQVRATGKMYACKKLEKKRIKKRKGEAMALNEKQILEKVNMLTLMNGGDLKFHIYHMGEAGFEEPRAAFYAAEICCGLEDLHQERIVYRDLKPENILLDDHGHIRISDLGLAVHVPEGQTIKGRVGTVGYMAPEVVKNERYTFSPDWWALGCLVYEMIEGQSPFQQRKKKIKREEVERLVKEVQEEYSEKFSPCARSLCTMLLCKDPLERLGCRGAGAKEVKEHPLFKHLNFRRLEAGMLDPPFKPDPQAIYCKDVLDIEQFSTVKGVELEPTDNDFYQKFATGSVPIPWQNEMIETECFKELNVFSTDGTVPPDLDWKGQPSPQPKKGLLQRLFSRQDCCGNCSDNEEEPTQL, encoded by the exons ATGGAGCTAGAGAACATCGTCGCCAACACCGTCCTCCTTAAGGCCCGCGAAG GTGGTGGTGGAAACCGGAAAGGCAAGAGTAAGAAATGGCGCCAGATGCTGCAGTTCCCCCATATCAGCCTCTGTGAGGATCTTCGACAAACCGTTG AACGGGACTACCACAGCCTATGTGAGAAGCAGCCTATTGGGCACATGCTCTTTCGGCAGTTCTGCGAGACACGACCTGAGCTGTCACGCTGCGTCAAGTTCCTGGATGCTGTG GCAGGGTACGAAGTGGCTCCAGATGAGAAGCGGAAGGAATGTGGGCAGCACCTGATTGAAAAGTACTTGAAGCCAAAC AGTGAGGACCATGTGCCTGAAGTCCCCTCGCAGCTGGTGGATGCCTGTTGTGAGAGGCTGGAGCAGGAACCTTCCAAGGAGCTCTTTAAGGAATCCACTAA GCTTATTCACGACTACCTGAGTGTGGCTCCCTTTGCTGACTACCTCGACAGCTTGTACTTCAACCGCTTCCTGCAGTGGAAATGGCTGGAACG GCAGCCAGTGACCAAAAACACTTTCCGTCAGTACCGTGTGCTGGGCAAGGGCGGTTTTGGGGAG GTTTGTGCCTGCCAAGTTCGTGCCACAGGGAAGATGTATGCCTGCAAGAAGCTGGAGAAGAAACGGatcaaaaagaggaaaggagaggccATGGCCCTGAATGAGAAACAGATCCTGGAAAAAGTGAACA TGCTGACCCTCATGAATGGAGGGGACCTCAAGTTCCATATCTACCACATGGGAGAGGCTGGCTTCGAGGAGCCCCGGGCAGCTTTCTATGCTGCTGAGATCTGCTGTGGCCTCGAGGACTTGCATCAGGAGAGAATAGTGTACAG GGACCTGAAGCCAGAGAACATATTGCTGGATGACCATG GTCACATCCGTATCTCAGACCTGGGTCTAGCTGTGCACGTGCCGGAGGGCCAGACAATCAAGGGCCGGGTGGGGACAGTTGGCTACATGG CCCCAGAGGTGGTGAAGAATGAGCGCTACACATTCAGCCCAGACTGGTGGGCTCTGGGCTGCCTGGTGTATGAGATGATCGAGGGACAGTCCCCCTTCCAGCAACGCAAGAAGAAGATCAAGCGGGAGGAGGTGGAGCGGTTGGTGAAGGAAGTGCAGGAGGAATATTCGGAGAAGTTCTCGCCCTGTGCCCGCTCCCTCTGCACCATG CTCCTGTGCAAAGACCCTCTGGAGCGCTTGGGGTGCCGAGGAGCTGGGGCCAAGGAAGTGAAGGAGCACCCTCTCTTCAAGCACCTCAACTTCAGGAGACTGGAAGCAGGCATGCTGGACCCCCCCTTCAAGCCAGAT CCCCAGGCCATCTACTGCAAGGATGTTCTAGACATTGAGCAGTTCTCCACAGTGAAAGGGGTGGAGCTGGAGCCCACAGACAATGACTTCTACCAGAAGTTTGCTACAGGAAGTGTGCCCATTCCTTGGCAGAATGAG ATGATCGAGACAGAGTGTTTTAAGGAGCTGAATGTCTTTAGCACAGACGGCACAGTGCCCCCAGACCTGGACTGGAAAGGGCAGCCTTCTCCACAGCCCAAAAAAGGGTTGCTCCAGCGCTTATTCAGCAGACAG GACTGTTGTGGAAACTGCAGCGACAACGAGGAGGAGCCCACCCAGCTGTAG
- the GRK6 gene encoding G protein-coupled receptor kinase 6 isoform X1 codes for MELENIVANTVLLKAREGGGGNRKGKSKKWRQMLQFPHISLCEDLRQTVERDYHSLCEKQPIGHMLFRQFCETRPELSRCVKFLDAVAGYEVAPDEKRKECGQHLIEKYLKPNSEDHVPEVPSQLVDACCERLEQEPSKELFKESTKLIHDYLSVAPFADYLDSLYFNRFLQWKWLERQPVTKNTFRQYRVLGKGGFGEVCACQVRATGKMYACKKLEKKRIKKRKGEAMALNEKQILEKVNSRFVVSLAYAYETKDALCLVLTLMNGGDLKFHIYHMGEAGFEEPRAAFYAAEICCGLEDLHQERIVYRDLKPENILLDDHGHIRISDLGLAVHVPEGQTIKGRVGTVGYMAPEVVKNERYTFSPDWWALGCLVYEMIEGQSPFQQRKKKIKREEVERLVKEVQEEYSEKFSPCARSLCTMLLCKDPLERLGCRGAGAKEVKEHPLFKHLNFRRLEAGMLDPPFKPDPQAIYCKDVLDIEQFSTVKGVELEPTDNDFYQKFATGSVPIPWQNEMIETECFKELNVFSTDGTVPPDLDWKGQPSPQPKKGLLQRLFSRQDCCGNCSDNEEEPTQL; via the exons ATGGAGCTAGAGAACATCGTCGCCAACACCGTCCTCCTTAAGGCCCGCGAAG GTGGTGGTGGAAACCGGAAAGGCAAGAGTAAGAAATGGCGCCAGATGCTGCAGTTCCCCCATATCAGCCTCTGTGAGGATCTTCGACAAACCGTTG AACGGGACTACCACAGCCTATGTGAGAAGCAGCCTATTGGGCACATGCTCTTTCGGCAGTTCTGCGAGACACGACCTGAGCTGTCACGCTGCGTCAAGTTCCTGGATGCTGTG GCAGGGTACGAAGTGGCTCCAGATGAGAAGCGGAAGGAATGTGGGCAGCACCTGATTGAAAAGTACTTGAAGCCAAAC AGTGAGGACCATGTGCCTGAAGTCCCCTCGCAGCTGGTGGATGCCTGTTGTGAGAGGCTGGAGCAGGAACCTTCCAAGGAGCTCTTTAAGGAATCCACTAA GCTTATTCACGACTACCTGAGTGTGGCTCCCTTTGCTGACTACCTCGACAGCTTGTACTTCAACCGCTTCCTGCAGTGGAAATGGCTGGAACG GCAGCCAGTGACCAAAAACACTTTCCGTCAGTACCGTGTGCTGGGCAAGGGCGGTTTTGGGGAG GTTTGTGCCTGCCAAGTTCGTGCCACAGGGAAGATGTATGCCTGCAAGAAGCTGGAGAAGAAACGGatcaaaaagaggaaaggagaggccATGGCCCTGAATGAGAAACAGATCCTGGAAAAAGTGAACAGTAGGTTTGTA GTGAGCTTAGCCTATGCATATGAAACTAAAGATGCTCTCTGCCTAGTGCTGACCCTCATGAATGGAGGGGACCTCAAGTTCCATATCTACCACATGGGAGAGGCTGGCTTCGAGGAGCCCCGGGCAGCTTTCTATGCTGCTGAGATCTGCTGTGGCCTCGAGGACTTGCATCAGGAGAGAATAGTGTACAG GGACCTGAAGCCAGAGAACATATTGCTGGATGACCATG GTCACATCCGTATCTCAGACCTGGGTCTAGCTGTGCACGTGCCGGAGGGCCAGACAATCAAGGGCCGGGTGGGGACAGTTGGCTACATGG CCCCAGAGGTGGTGAAGAATGAGCGCTACACATTCAGCCCAGACTGGTGGGCTCTGGGCTGCCTGGTGTATGAGATGATCGAGGGACAGTCCCCCTTCCAGCAACGCAAGAAGAAGATCAAGCGGGAGGAGGTGGAGCGGTTGGTGAAGGAAGTGCAGGAGGAATATTCGGAGAAGTTCTCGCCCTGTGCCCGCTCCCTCTGCACCATG CTCCTGTGCAAAGACCCTCTGGAGCGCTTGGGGTGCCGAGGAGCTGGGGCCAAGGAAGTGAAGGAGCACCCTCTCTTCAAGCACCTCAACTTCAGGAGACTGGAAGCAGGCATGCTGGACCCCCCCTTCAAGCCAGAT CCCCAGGCCATCTACTGCAAGGATGTTCTAGACATTGAGCAGTTCTCCACAGTGAAAGGGGTGGAGCTGGAGCCCACAGACAATGACTTCTACCAGAAGTTTGCTACAGGAAGTGTGCCCATTCCTTGGCAGAATGAG ATGATCGAGACAGAGTGTTTTAAGGAGCTGAATGTCTTTAGCACAGACGGCACAGTGCCCCCAGACCTGGACTGGAAAGGGCAGCCTTCTCCACAGCCCAAAAAAGGGTTGCTCCAGCGCTTATTCAGCAGACAG GACTGTTGTGGAAACTGCAGCGACAACGAGGAGGAGCCCACCCAGCTGTAG
- the GRK6 gene encoding G protein-coupled receptor kinase 6 isoform X3 produces MGGGGNRKGKSKKWRQMLQFPHISLCEDLRQTVERDYHSLCEKQPIGHMLFRQFCETRPELSRCVKFLDAVAGYEVAPDEKRKECGQHLIEKYLKPNSEDHVPEVPSQLVDACCERLEQEPSKELFKESTKLIHDYLSVAPFADYLDSLYFNRFLQWKWLERQPVTKNTFRQYRVLGKGGFGEVCACQVRATGKMYACKKLEKKRIKKRKGEAMALNEKQILEKVNSRFVVSLAYAYETKDALCLVLTLMNGGDLKFHIYHMGEAGFEEPRAAFYAAEICCGLEDLHQERIVYRDLKPENILLDDHGHIRISDLGLAVHVPEGQTIKGRVGTVGYMAPEVVKNERYTFSPDWWALGCLVYEMIEGQSPFQQRKKKIKREEVERLVKEVQEEYSEKFSPCARSLCTMLLCKDPLERLGCRGAGAKEVKEHPLFKHLNFRRLEAGMLDPPFKPDPQAIYCKDVLDIEQFSTVKGVELEPTDNDFYQKFATGSVPIPWQNEMIETECFKELNVFSTDGTVPPDLDWKGQPSPQPKKGLLQRLFSRQDCCGNCSDNEEEPTQL; encoded by the exons ATGG GTGGTGGTGGAAACCGGAAAGGCAAGAGTAAGAAATGGCGCCAGATGCTGCAGTTCCCCCATATCAGCCTCTGTGAGGATCTTCGACAAACCGTTG AACGGGACTACCACAGCCTATGTGAGAAGCAGCCTATTGGGCACATGCTCTTTCGGCAGTTCTGCGAGACACGACCTGAGCTGTCACGCTGCGTCAAGTTCCTGGATGCTGTG GCAGGGTACGAAGTGGCTCCAGATGAGAAGCGGAAGGAATGTGGGCAGCACCTGATTGAAAAGTACTTGAAGCCAAAC AGTGAGGACCATGTGCCTGAAGTCCCCTCGCAGCTGGTGGATGCCTGTTGTGAGAGGCTGGAGCAGGAACCTTCCAAGGAGCTCTTTAAGGAATCCACTAA GCTTATTCACGACTACCTGAGTGTGGCTCCCTTTGCTGACTACCTCGACAGCTTGTACTTCAACCGCTTCCTGCAGTGGAAATGGCTGGAACG GCAGCCAGTGACCAAAAACACTTTCCGTCAGTACCGTGTGCTGGGCAAGGGCGGTTTTGGGGAG GTTTGTGCCTGCCAAGTTCGTGCCACAGGGAAGATGTATGCCTGCAAGAAGCTGGAGAAGAAACGGatcaaaaagaggaaaggagaggccATGGCCCTGAATGAGAAACAGATCCTGGAAAAAGTGAACAGTAGGTTTGTA GTGAGCTTAGCCTATGCATATGAAACTAAAGATGCTCTCTGCCTAGTGCTGACCCTCATGAATGGAGGGGACCTCAAGTTCCATATCTACCACATGGGAGAGGCTGGCTTCGAGGAGCCCCGGGCAGCTTTCTATGCTGCTGAGATCTGCTGTGGCCTCGAGGACTTGCATCAGGAGAGAATAGTGTACAG GGACCTGAAGCCAGAGAACATATTGCTGGATGACCATG GTCACATCCGTATCTCAGACCTGGGTCTAGCTGTGCACGTGCCGGAGGGCCAGACAATCAAGGGCCGGGTGGGGACAGTTGGCTACATGG CCCCAGAGGTGGTGAAGAATGAGCGCTACACATTCAGCCCAGACTGGTGGGCTCTGGGCTGCCTGGTGTATGAGATGATCGAGGGACAGTCCCCCTTCCAGCAACGCAAGAAGAAGATCAAGCGGGAGGAGGTGGAGCGGTTGGTGAAGGAAGTGCAGGAGGAATATTCGGAGAAGTTCTCGCCCTGTGCCCGCTCCCTCTGCACCATG CTCCTGTGCAAAGACCCTCTGGAGCGCTTGGGGTGCCGAGGAGCTGGGGCCAAGGAAGTGAAGGAGCACCCTCTCTTCAAGCACCTCAACTTCAGGAGACTGGAAGCAGGCATGCTGGACCCCCCCTTCAAGCCAGAT CCCCAGGCCATCTACTGCAAGGATGTTCTAGACATTGAGCAGTTCTCCACAGTGAAAGGGGTGGAGCTGGAGCCCACAGACAATGACTTCTACCAGAAGTTTGCTACAGGAAGTGTGCCCATTCCTTGGCAGAATGAG ATGATCGAGACAGAGTGTTTTAAGGAGCTGAATGTCTTTAGCACAGACGGCACAGTGCCCCCAGACCTGGACTGGAAAGGGCAGCCTTCTCCACAGCCCAAAAAAGGGTTGCTCCAGCGCTTATTCAGCAGACAG GACTGTTGTGGAAACTGCAGCGACAACGAGGAGGAGCCCACCCAGCTGTAG